A window of Vicia villosa cultivar HV-30 ecotype Madison, WI unplaced genomic scaffold, Vvil1.0 ctg.001583F_1_1, whole genome shotgun sequence genomic DNA:
AGTTACACACTCTATTCCTCTTTGAATCCATAGCCAACCATaaccaaaaatttaattttacatAGAAATCTACTTCACTAACAACTCACGTTTAGTTTGGAGTTTATGGTTGAGTAggaatgaaattatttttaacaatTCTTCTTGCAACTCTCGTGATATACTTTGGAGTTGTAAAGTGCTTGTTTGGAGGTAGTCGTGTATCGGGAAAAATTACAAATCCAAATTGTAACTTCTATGAGATTAACAAAAACCAtttgttttacttaagttagATTCCATTTGGGGTGTGATTTTCTTTTTTGGCTTTTTTTCGCCTCTTTGTAACTGGGTTTCTAGAACTTTAGTTCTAAATTAATACAACttgctttaaaaaaaaactcacatttcatttttaaaaatacattCATTCCTCATTGTCCATAAGTTCTATGTTGTTGCCATCAAAATGATGCTTTCTTTATGTTTCCTACTTATTCCTTTATGAGAGTAAAATAGAATCAAATGGATCTATCCCCTTTGAGATTGATTTGTTCATCCATGTGTGAACTTGTTGCCATACCAAAGCTGACAGATAACAATTGAAAAACAAATGCATGATGTCTTCATCAGATCCTGCACAAAAAAATACATCCGTTTTTCGACAGAGTTTGGAATTATTGCTCTTTTTATCAATTGAACTCTTGTCGACAGTCTGTCAAGCAAAAGTCTCCAAGTGAACACTTGATCTTCATAGGAGCTTTAACTTCCCACATCACTTCAATTGTTTCTATCAATTTAGCATCtaattatgaaatttcttctaCCTGCATCAACTATCTATAGGAAAACTATTCTTCTTTATAGTGAATACAAATTATAAGCTATGAAGATCAGATTGTTCAAAGCTctatgttgatttttttttttcgtAAAATATTTTAAGGAAGATAACATGTGTGTAAAAGAATAAACCAAGTTTTGTCTTTTGTGAAATTTTGCTCTTGCTAATTGAAGTTAAAATTTTTAACTCATGAAGACTCTTTAAAATTAACACCATTTTTTGTAGACTAATCATGTCTAGATATCAGTGGACTTAGAATCGTCGTATTTTTCAAGATCAACTAGTATTGCAATGTTACTAGTCTCTAAAGTATGAAATCCATAAATTTAGTCAttaatttataagaaaatttgcaatgttaaccttagCATCTATATATGAAAATTTGGTGGTTTATTCTATCATTTCTCAATCTTAATATTAAAAGTTCTTTCTAATTTTAAAAGCATGGATGTTTAGAATATGTGGAATTTGGACTAATCAAATATTAAATGTTTATTGCAGAATTTCAATTGTATTGAACATTAATTTGTTCTCTCTACAGACTGGACAAAAGAAGAAGACTTTTCACAATATTTGAGCAAAGTGGTTGTTTGTAAATCTGTTGAAAAACAAGGTAAAAATCATACCCTTGCTTAGTTGCCTTTAATCTGTTGATTTTTGCTAGCTTTTCTTCATAATTACAAGGTCATCATCATATATTATAAACAAAATGACATGTAAGGTTTCATGctagtgtatatatattttgCCTTTAATAAGTTTTAGGCTATGAACAACTTCATATAAAAtcttttatacatttttttatatttttgttagaggTCAGCTTATAATTGTTGTCATTCTTAATATTTCCTTTTTTGATATGGACTGCCTCTGTCCGTAATGTGTAAGAGAGAGATATGAATCTTATTAGTTTTATAAATCTTATTGAATACCTTTTTTCTTTgcaatattttcattttttggtTAATGTTTGTATATTTTTGAAAGATGAAATTGAAGATTTAAAAtactatataaaaattaaatacaagTGTATATCGTTGTAAAATACCGATACTAACACGACAACACtagtaataatttaaataaaataaaaattaaatataatcacaAGTGTATTTTGCTAGTATACTATGTAATGTCTATTTGAAGTTTTATTATACATTTATGGCTAAATTtgatttattgaaattttttaaatggAAAGTTTCCTAGCTGGTTTGGGGAAGTCATTTGTGGAGAAAATGATAAATGGAGCAATAGCAGAATTACGTCATGTATTTTGCTTCACATGCATTGTTAATGAATTCGAAGAAGAAAAAGTTTTactaaaagaagaaataaaaacatTGGAGCAACGCGCTAAAGTGGCAGCAGGAAGAGATAAAGATATTCTTGCTAATGTTCATTATTGGAAAGAGAAAGTTGATAAGCTCATCCAAGAggacatcaaaacaaaacaaacatgttTTTTGGGCTTATGCGCTGATTGCATGTGGCGATATAAAAGAGGAAAGGAGTTGGCAAATAACATGGAGGAGATTAAACATTTGATAAATAAGGgagaaaaatttgaaaatattgaaCGTTTTCAATCTAAAGATTACATTTCTTTTAAAAGTAGAGAGTCTAAATATAGAGAGCTTATGGATGCACTACTAGATGACAAAAACTATACGATTGGATTGCAAGGTATAGGGGGCATCGGAAAAACTACATTGGCCAAAACATTGGGTAAAGAATTAAAGATATCTGAACAATTCACTCATGTAATCATTACAACAATGTCATTTACACCTGatacaaaaaaaattcaagatgATATTGTTGGTCCTTTTGGACTGGAATTGGGGAACTATAATGACTCATACAGGCCCGAAAAAGTATGGCGGATATTAACAAGTGGTGAGAAAATTCTTCTTATAATGGATGATGTGTGGGATCAAGACCCGCCTCTTGATTTTGATCTAATAGGGATTCCAAAAAAAGACAGTCACAATGGATGCAGAGTTCTTATAACCACACGGAGTAAACAAGTATTACAAAAAATGAATTGTGATAAGAAGATTGAATTGGAGCTATTATCGGAAGAAGAAGCATGGGATATGTTCAAAACGTACGCCGGTATAAACaatagtttttcaaaaaaattgattaCTAAGGGACGTGAAATTGCTAAGGAATGCAAACAATTACCGATTGCAATTGTAGTTATCGCTGGAAGTTTAAATGGCCAACAAGATCGTAAGCACCAGTGGGATGCTACGCTAAAATCATTGAAGAAAACTGTATCCATGGATGATGTCGATAAAGATAAGGTTGAAATTTATAAATGTTTGAAGTCTAGCTATGATGGTATGAAGGATGAAAAAGTCAAGGGATTGTTTCTCCTATCTTCTCTATTcccagaagataaagaaatttctATTGAAATTCTAACTAGACTAGGCATAGGAACAGGCCTTTTTGGGAAGAATTACGGTAGGTACAATGATGCTCGAAACGAAGTAGGTGTAGCTATATATAAACTCATAGATTTGTGTTTGATGGTGGGGGTCGGTGAAGAACATGTAAAAATGCATGATTTGGTTCGTGAAGCGGCTCAATGGACAGCATACAAAGAGATTCGATGTGTGAAATTATCGAACAAAGATGAAAAATCATcagttgaaaaggaaaaaaatatgaaatatttattttgtgaAGGGAAGTACATGGATTTGTTTTCTTGGAAGTATGATGGTTCCAAACTTGAGACTCTAATTCTTGACGTGAAAAGGGATGAAGACCGTAAACGTATGGAAGCCCGAAGTTATTTCTTTGAAAATATTGACCATCTTCAAGTTCTGTACTTTTCAAGTCATACAAATAAACCCCAATCATTACCAGATTCAttttgtaacagcccgaattttattatttggctaattaaattaaataaggatttatttacttaatttggacgaagtttaataattaattggatcgtcagtgttattgagaaacatgttcggattattaagtgaagttggaatttattcagtTAATCgggaattaataaagtggagtatgtagagaaataatattagaaataatattattattggattttatttatttgagataaagtcggatttaattggattaatcggaaaataatattaagggtaataatattatttgttggagcatcattaattatttgactactctattttattaattgggcctatttattggagtgataagcaattggggggtgttattaattttaaagcccaatataatacataaggatagtaagagaggaaataaggggtagagacatcattttcattttctggttgtcaagaatagaagtggaggagaggaacaagaagaggaaagctagggttttggaggagaaatcaagaggtaagggggagaatcccaaatcattatgggttagtatatgGGGATGATGGGTAGAGTTAATATGATTAGATTTTGTTATTAAAACCTGGAAGTTTTCTGTGAATAACATGTTTGGTTACTCTATTAAAGCACTGTTTTATTATGGCTGTATATAATGGAACcggaagaaaagaaagaatggAATGACAATAAAATTGGATAGAAATGTTATTTGACTTGTTTCCATTCTCTTGCTTATCCGATACAGTAGCTAGTTTgggtaaaatacaaaccgcataGAAGAAATGGTAAAAGAAAACGTGATGATGTATATCATACTCTAGTGATAGCATTGGCTAATATACTAGTACTTGGCCAATTAATAAAAGTGAATTACTGTAGCATTCGGTTCATtgtttaaaagaaaacaaaaagaagagaatcTGCATATGCTTGGTGTTTAAAAATTGAAACGTGGCTAGCCTATTTCCCTTTAATGTGATGTAGCTACTGCTTGGACCAAAGAAAAGTGTGCATATTCCTAATTGCTTATCTTCTTCTCAAACAATTAATATAAAACTCATGTGTAGTGCTACTTGGCAAACTTATACCATATATTGCGGTACATGCTTGCTGTTTCTTTCCTTGATTGATAGCTATTGGCCAAATAAAAGTGCCCTGTTTCATTTGTTTATTTCCTTTATTCATTCATTGGGCTGATGATGTTAATTTACTAGACACCATCACTTGAACACCAACACATTGAGTGATAGGAAGTGCCACTAGTACTAGCTATTTGGTCAAATAATATTGTGagccataatatatatattatttaatggaAAGGGCTGCCATCGGTTTTGCCATTGGCCAACTGAACACGTGAAAGCATGCTGAAGATATAGATATGGCTATTGTTCACCTACCATTGGccaactaaaagaaaacaaacaccaCTTGTAGTCATTCTTTTTACTGTAGCGATAACCTACAAATGTGTAGTTGTTATGACCACTAGTTGTAGCTCCTTGAACAATTGAATGGTACAATGAACATGTGAATCCTTGCATAGGTTTAAAGATTACATACTAGCACATGGAAGGTCACGTTTTTGGTCATTGAACCAAATAAGTATGTGAATCACCTTCACACTCCATTAATAGCCACATATGATAATATAGTTAGATTAATTAGTAATTaggtatgttgaatggaattGAATTTCTAGGAAAGATATTATGTTCCTAATAAAAATAGTGGTTGGAATGTATTTCTATTATGGTCCTATAATTGAAATTTAGAAATAGTTAGATGATAAAAATACTAATGTCTTGTTGGTTTAATATGAAAGTGAGTAAACCTTATGAAATTGACAAATAGTGAGTTAGCATATGATAGTGTTAATCAATAGTGTTGATTGAAATGTTGGATTGGAATTGTGTGTTgactattatatgtgaataatgcttatgtgatgagaatgtcgtgtacaatattgtggataattcattgagtgaattattgggatatgctaaatattaagatggtagagatgatcttaattgcatatgtttgattaacattgtacatacattcatatcatggatgccttgaaacaaaggtggtttgctttgaaacataagcgaggcttagattctaaagtgaatcggaagcggtaaactatatgtttacgtttggtgggctttggtcttgtccggatcggaagcgtggcttggattctagatattgaatcggaaagcggtgaaactttgggttcacaattcggtaccacatgcatagcgtcacatatcttgcattgagtcacattaaaattatgcgataattgagtatgtgaagttgatgtagttgtgatatgtgtatgagttgataattgaaacgagtgaagtttgaatacatatttgattcgatgtgtgaatatgtgagaattatgattgtgtacttaattgggaatataatagtagaattgaaatattatactatttaagcttgtgtatactcgataacatgtgaatCATGTGTTGATTTCTATTATATATTCCGTTTTACATACtatgactaattacttgaagtattaatttaaccattgtattctgttatactttcttcataatggttcgtattctcacccttctgttttaatgttgccctcgtttggcgacatgcaggttctgaagtttagtagccgcgtgtaatctagccggaggttcttccttggttattggagactaggtagtgagtcgatgctctggtcatgtaacactgggtagactaggtgtattgaactcatgttatatttgcgtatgtattatgctatgactggtgaacttatttattagttacatgtcttttgagaggtttacaagccaaaccattttgattatgtttatgttgaattgagatttattagtcgatgtatgatcatggtatgggacatgaatcattataaatcacatgagtatcatatatttctgctgtgaatgcatattcaggttaaattgtgatttgatattgagtgttattaaaaatgaccaggagtattgtgctgtatagataaatgctgtcagtttttttaaaggtttttagttcttctaaaagcatcaatgtgacgcccttttgaattatatgcatgttattctctgattatttgttaaatattttggggtatagaaaggggtgttacattagtggtatcagagcatggtcgaccagttggtcaaggttattaatgtcttttatcctgttgtatttgattcgtgtatctgacacgatcgatactgtttttttttctggttgtttggttgtttaggacgatggctgcgggaaggaatgttgacattaatgttgaggcaatgatgaggtggactggtgcgattggacaagcgccgcaagagaatgtcggttatggaggaaaggatgaattCCCTGCTTTTGGGGACTTTCGAAGGTGCTaaccgccgatctttgaaggagggtatggaccggacaaagtgcacgcatggatgagagaaatcgAGAAGacctttcaagtcgtgagttgtactgatgtacagaaggtacagtttggtactcacatgctgacaaaagaagctgacgtttggtggagtaatactgtgcggagatttaAAATAGAagatattgaagttacttggactcttttccgtgatgcatttttgggaaactattttccagaagatgtgcgtgaaaagaaagaaatgaggtttctacagttgaaacgaggaggagaacagttccgtgagaaatcgtatgatgacatgagggaacaatctggtcttggcaagaagtcaagtgggggaggagcttctactctgattaagtgctacaggtgtggcgagacgggtcacaaaactgttgattgtggagtttgttcgagtaggatttgctacagttgtggtgagcaaggacacaattgtgccatgtgcgataagccaaagaaggatcaagcgaaaggaaaagtgtttgcgttgtctggtgctgagactacttctaaggataagttaatctgaggtacgtgctttattattgataatggtgcaacgcattatttcattttttttggatTGTGCTGtaagattggatcatgttttatctgttatgcatggaaGTGTAGTTATTGATGCAACTGCGGTGgctttgtttctatttcttttacgtgtttgaattattcgttgagcatctttggtagagattttgagaattgatgtaatttgttttccgttagaccaagttgatgagaattttggtgtGAATTGGTTGGAGTTGAATCAACTAATTATAACTTTAAGAGAGATTTTGAATCTTGGGGTTTTAAGTGACTTCGAGTgtgagttctgaaggaacactattttggtttagtaatgatggtttatgtttcattatgattgtcgactgtctattggcaaattgaggacttgatcacccttaatctattgttgatagaagacgagatcgtattggacgagatagacttgtcttactaacttggtagcgtgtaaagcgactaaggagaagttgaagagtagatttgaagaattgtttgagaagaagttcattgtctgagtgtatagtcgtagagttacccctgttcgtcgagtaagaagaaggaaggttctacgaggtaatgtttcttgaggatatttgattcaaagagcgacgatgatcatgtttaacatttaaggattgtgttatcggtgctgaaagagaagaaggttatgtaaagctttctgaatgtgagttttggttggaagaagtgaattttcttggatatgggatttcgagttgaggtgtgCTGATGCTGATATCGATGAGTAGTAGcttacgcttcaaggtaacttaaatTTCATAAGAgaaattattcgatgtatgtattggagttgttcacaattgtgtttgttttggaatgtaagaggcattgtttgtgTGGATCCAGGTTTGATGTGTTGAGTGATTACAAGAGTTAaatatgaggtaaacaagacgagtagaatttcgaaggattttaatctttggtttgaattaccaccctggaaaagtgaaggttgtggccgatgcattgagtaggaaatgaTTTTATATAAGTTATGTTGAGAATTTAAGAATTggaaatcgttggaacgatttagagggttgagatggttgtgtcgactgaattttcgagggcgaaaatattttaagtgggggagagttgtaacagcccgaattttattatttggctaattaaattaaataaggatttatttacttaatttggacgaagtttaataattaattggatcgtcagtgttattgagaaacatgttcggattattaagtgaagttggaatttattcagtTAATCgggaattaataaagtggagtatgtagagaaataatattagaaataatattattattggattttatttatttgagataaagtcggatttaattggattaatcggaaaataatattaagggtaataatattatttgttggagcatcattaattatttgactactctattttattaattgggcctatttattggagtgataagcaattggggggtgttattaattttaaagcccaatataatacataaggatagtaagagaggaaataaggggtagagacatcattttcattttctggttgtcaagaatagaagtggaggagaggaacaagaagaggaaagctagggttttggaggagaaatcaagaggtaagggggagaatcccaaatcattatgggttagtatatgGGGATGATGGGTAGAGTTAATATGATTAGATTTTGTTATTAAAACCTGGAAGTTTTCTGTGAATAACATGTTTGGTTACTCTATTAAAGCACTGTTTTATTATGGCTGTATATAATGGAACcggaagaaaagaaagaatggAATGACAATAAAATTGGATAGAAATGTTATTTGACTTGTTTCCATTCTCTTGCTTATCCGATACAGTAGCTAGTTTgggtaaaatacaaaccgcataGAAGAAATGGTAAAAGAAAACGTGATGATGTATATCATACTCTAGTGATAGCATTGGCTAATATACTAGTACTTGGCCAATTAATAAAAGTGAATTACTGTAGCATTCGGTTCATtgtttaaaagaaaacaaaaagaagagaatcTGCATATGCTTGGTGTTTAAAAATTGAAACGTGGCTAGCCTATTTCCCTTTAATGTGATGTAGCTACTGCTTGGACCAAAGAAAAGTGTGCATATTCCTAATTGCTTATCTTCTTCTCAAACAATTAATATAAAACTCATGTGTAGTGCTACTTGGCAAACTTATACCATATATTGCGGTACATGCTTGCTGTTTCTTTCCTTGATTGATAGCTATTGGCCAAATAAAAGTGCCCTGTTTCATTTGTTTATTTCCTTTATTCATTCATTGGGCTGATGATGTTAATTTACTAGACACCATCACTTGAACACCAACACATTGAGTGATAGGAAGTGCCACTAGTACTAGCTATTTGGTCAAATAATATTGTGagccataatatatatattatttaatggaAAGGGCTGCCATCGGTTTTGCCATTGGCCAACTGAACACGTGAAAGCATGCTGAAGATATAGATATGGCTATTGTTCACCTACCATTGGccaactaaaagaaaacaaacaccaCTTGTAGTCATTCTTTTTACTGTAGCGATAACCTACAAATGTGTAGTTGTTATGACCACTAGTTGTAGCTCCTTGAACAATTGAATGGTACAATGAACATGTGAATCCTTGCATAGGTTTAAAGATTACATACTAGCACATGGAAGGTCACGTTTTTGGTCATTGAACCAAATAAGTATGTGAATCACCTTCACACTCCATTAATAGCCACATATGATAATATAGTTAGATTAATTAGTAATTaggtatgttgaatggaattGAATTTCTAGGAAAGATATTATGTTCCTAATAAAAATAGTGGTTGGAATGTATTTCTATTATGGTCCTATAATTGAAATTTAGAAATAGTTAGATGATAAAAATACTAATGTCTTGTTGGTTTAATATGAAAGTGAGTAAACCTTATGAAATTGACAAATAGTGAGTTAGCATATGATAGTGTTAATCAATAGTGTTGATTGAAATGTTGGATTGGAATTGTGTGTTgactattatatgtgaataatgcttatgtgatgagaatgtcgtgtacaatattgtggataattcattgagtgaattattgggatatgctaaatattaagatggtagagatgatcttaattgcatatgtttgattaacattgtacatacattcatatcatggatgccttgaaacaaaggtggtttgctttgaaacataagcgaggcttagattctaaagtgaatcggaagcggtaaactatatgtttacgtttggtgggctttggtcttgtccggatcggaagcgtggcttggattctagatattgaatcggaaagcggtgaaactttgggttcacaattcggtaccacatgcatagcgtcacatatcttgcattgagtcacattaaaattatgcgataattgagtatgtgaagttgatgtagttgtgatatgtgtatgagttgataattgaaacgagtgaagtttgaatacatatttgattcgatgtgtgaatatgtgagaattatgattgtgtacttaattgggaatataatagtagaattgaaatattatactatttaagcttgtgtatactcgataacatgtgaatCATGTGTTGATTTCTATTATATATTCCGTTTTACATACtatgactaattacttgaagtattaatttaaccattgtattctgttatactttcttcataatggttcgtattctcacccttctgttttaatgttgccctcgtttggcgacatgcaggttctgaagtttagtagccgcgtgtaatctagccggaggttcttccttggttattggagactaggtagtgagtcgatgctctggtcatgtaacactgggtagactaggtgtattgaactcatgttatatttgcgtatgtattatgctatgactggtgaacttatttattagttacatgtcttttgagaggtttacaagccaaaccattttgattatgtttatgttgaattgagatttattagtcgatgtatgatcatggtatgggacatgaatcattataaatcacatgagtatcatatatttctgctgtgaatgcatattcaggttaaattgtgatttgatattgagtgttattaaaaatgaccaggagtattgtgctgtatagataaatgctgtcagtttttttaaaggtttttagttcttctaaaagcatcaatgtgacgcccttttgaattatatgcatgttattctctgattatttgttaaatattttggggtatagaaaggggtgttacacatttCACTCATTGGTAAATATTCGATCAATATTGGTTGATGGAGTTGATTTAGGTGACATCTCAGTTTTTGGAAATCTACAAAATCTTGAGACTCTTGATTTGGTTAATTGCCAAATCAATGAATTGCCATACGAAATTTCCAAGTTGGGAAAATTTAAAGTGTTAAACTTGAATGATTGTCAAATTAGAAAGAATAATCCATTTGAGGTTATTAAAATATGTCCAACACTTGAAGAGTTGTACTTCATAGATAGTTTTAGTATGTCTTTTGAAGAAATAACCCTACCCCAATTGGAAAGGTATCGTATTGGTAATAACTGGGACTGGAGTAGGATTAGTTATTCACTATCAAAATGTGTTGCTTTTACTGACAAATTCAATTTTCCTTCAAAAGCAACATACAAGTATTGCATGCAAACATCAGAGAGTCTTCGACTAAATGGAATTTCAATTACTGAGGGATGGATAAATCTCATGCCTGAGATTGTTGATATACGTCTAGGTATGAATGATCTTGTTGAGCTTTGTCTGGGAGAAATTTCACAATTACAGTGTCTCATTGAC
This region includes:
- the LOC131635880 gene encoding disease resistance protein RPS5-like, encoding MINGAIAELRHVFCFTCIVNEFEEEKVLLKEEIKTLEQRAKVAAGRDKDILANVHYWKEKVDKLIQEDIKTKQTCFLGLCADCMWRYKRGKELANNMEEIKHLINKGEKFENIERFQSKDYISFKSRESKYRELMDALLDDKNYTIGLQGIGGIGKTTLAKTLGKELKISEQFTHVIITTMSFTPDTKKIQDDIVGPFGLELGNYNDSYRPEKVWRILTSGEKILLIMDDVWDQDPPLDFDLIGIPKKDSHNGCRVLITTRSKQVLQKMNCDKKIELELLSEEEAWDMFKTYAGINNSFSKKLITKGREIAKECKQLPIAIVVIAGSLNGQQDRKHQWDATLKSLKKTVSMDDVDKDKVEIYKCLKSSYDGMKDEKVKGLFLLSSLFPEDKEISIEILTRLGIGTGLFGKNYGRYNDARNEVGVAIYKLIDLCLMVGVGEEHVKMHDLVREAAQWTAYKEIRCVKLSNKDEKSSVEKEKNMKYLFCEGKYMDLFSWKYDGSKLETLILDVKRDEDRKRMEARSYFFENIDHLQVLYFSSHTNKPQSLPDSFCNSPNFIIWLIKLNKDLFT